A stretch of Longimicrobiales bacterium DNA encodes these proteins:
- a CDS encoding SDR family oxidoreductase — translation MTRQSRIAAVALAGGIALGITLTVGTARLVYAGGGFLGATGVLVALTLAALGAGAWGGDPLLNPDANPRVRALALALALAVAAAFAGLWRGAVSDNATSGAGALGAMLMLAAPAYMAGSLFVALGMRGPSIAPLAIGGAAIGVLFASNAFVPLLQPWSALLLAGSLVGLVGPLAPGETGTRRGRNDMDGRVVIVTGVGDAGQVGYAIAARLLAAGARVVITARSSSVQQHATSLGSDERVIAVEADLTLDDGAERVVAAARDSFGRLDALVNAAGGLRVTGPVSETSDADWRDEHARNVATAACMTRAALPLLRESRGAIVNFASPAADSAPANLGAYAAAKAGVVALTQALAAEERESGVRVNAVAPGMVDTVQNRNDMPTRQRWVKREQIADVVLFLLSDAASGVTGEVVRVTAEMRDAAGSASTHGRE, via the coding sequence GTGACGAGACAGTCGCGCATCGCAGCCGTCGCACTCGCGGGTGGCATTGCACTCGGCATCACGCTCACCGTCGGGACCGCGCGCCTCGTGTACGCCGGCGGCGGCTTCCTCGGCGCGACCGGTGTGCTCGTCGCGCTGACGCTGGCGGCGCTCGGAGCCGGCGCATGGGGCGGCGATCCCCTCCTGAACCCGGACGCGAATCCGCGCGTGCGCGCCCTGGCGCTCGCCCTCGCGCTCGCCGTGGCCGCCGCGTTCGCAGGACTGTGGCGCGGCGCGGTGAGCGACAACGCCACGTCCGGCGCGGGCGCGCTCGGCGCCATGCTCATGCTCGCGGCACCCGCCTACATGGCCGGTTCGCTGTTCGTTGCACTCGGAATGCGCGGCCCCTCCATCGCGCCGCTGGCGATCGGCGGTGCCGCCATCGGCGTGCTGTTCGCATCCAATGCATTCGTCCCCCTCCTCCAGCCCTGGAGTGCGCTGCTCCTCGCCGGCAGCCTGGTCGGGCTGGTCGGGCCACTCGCGCCCGGGGAAACAGGAACACGCAGAGGAAGAAACGACATGGACGGACGGGTCGTCATCGTGACCGGCGTCGGTGATGCCGGCCAGGTCGGCTATGCGATCGCAGCACGACTGCTCGCTGCGGGCGCGCGTGTCGTCATCACGGCGCGCAGCAGCAGCGTGCAGCAGCATGCGACGTCCCTCGGCAGCGATGAGCGCGTGATCGCGGTCGAGGCGGACCTCACGCTCGACGACGGCGCCGAGCGCGTCGTCGCCGCTGCGCGTGATTCGTTCGGTCGTCTCGATGCACTCGTGAACGCAGCGGGTGGACTGCGTGTGACCGGACCCGTCTCCGAGACGAGCGACGCCGACTGGCGCGACGAGCATGCACGCAATGTGGCAACCGCGGCCTGCATGACCCGCGCGGCGCTGCCGCTGCTGCGCGAGTCGCGGGGCGCGATCGTCAACTTCGCATCGCCCGCGGCGGACTCCGCGCCCGCGAACCTCGGGGCGTACGCAGCGGCCAAGGCCGGTGTCGTCGCGCTCACACAGGCGCTGGCTGCCGAGGAGCGGGAAAGCGGCGTACGCGTGAATGCGGTCGCGCCCGGAATGGTGGATACGGTCCAGAACCGCAACGACATGCCGACGCGACAGCGCTGGGTCAAGCGCGAGCAGATCGCGGACGTCGTGCTGTTCCTGCTGTCCGACGCGGCGAGCGGGGTGACGGGCGAGGTGGTGCGGGTGACGGCGGAAATGCGGGATGCCGCTGGTAGCGCCTCAACACATGGGAGAGAATGA